In Romboutsia lituseburensis, a genomic segment contains:
- a CDS encoding TetM/TetW/TetO/TetS family tetracycline resistance ribosomal protection protein: MNKTIGVLAHVDAGKTTFCEQILYHTNSIRSRGRVDLKNTFLDNHDIERQRGITIFSEQGVFEYNNSKYYLVDTPGHIDFSADMERAISIMDYAVVVISSVEKIQSHTKTVFRLLKNNNVPIIFFANKIDREGADIELLIQDIKDNLTSDVVDLSGNLNIENNKELSDELIEFISERDDLLFEKYLNDEYENDLWVDRLKEMVKTLKIHPLLKGSALHDIGIDECLQKIDFLTYTSYDENKEFVGKVYKVRYDENKNRITYIKALQGKLKVKDEVNYNHKDKILSEKINSIRVYNSNKYEVVNDIKAGQIFAVTGITQAISKEYLSQIDYNLNDINKISNKNEIIPTLKSKVIFDECLNIKDILNIFKILDSEEPALNVVWDEYLKEIHIHVMGKIQLEILKDVIKNRFGVDIEFGKCEILYKETVKERTIGYGHFEPLGHYAEVHLLIEPNKRNSSITFKNNAYVDEISIGNQNLIKTHLFEKEHKGVLCGYPLTDLSITLLTGRAHNKHTSGGDFRQATLRALRQGLDQVKSILLEPYYRFKIEVDLNNMGRVLSDIQKMNGEFNPPETFKDKTIIEGRGPVATFMEYSLELATFTKGNGTISLVFDGYDICHNSQEVIEQIGYDKDSDSEYTSNSIFCSKGKAYVVPSEDVKNHMHCLK; the protein is encoded by the coding sequence ATGAATAAGACTATTGGGGTACTTGCACATGTAGATGCAGGAAAGACAACATTTTGCGAACAAATACTTTACCATACAAATTCAATTAGAAGTAGAGGTAGAGTTGATTTAAAAAATACATTTTTAGACAATCACGACATAGAAAGACAAAGAGGAATAACTATATTTTCAGAACAAGGTGTATTTGAATATAATAATTCAAAGTACTATTTAGTAGATACACCAGGACATATAGATTTTTCTGCGGATATGGAAAGAGCTATAAGTATAATGGACTATGCCGTAGTAGTTATAAGTTCAGTTGAAAAAATTCAATCTCATACAAAAACAGTATTTAGGTTACTTAAAAACAATAATGTTCCTATAATATTTTTTGCGAATAAAATAGATAGAGAAGGAGCAGATATAGAACTTTTAATACAAGATATAAAAGATAATTTAACGAGTGATGTAGTTGATTTAAGCGGAAATTTAAATATAGAAAATAATAAAGAACTTAGTGATGAACTTATAGAGTTTATATCAGAAAGAGATGACTTGTTATTTGAAAAATACTTAAACGATGAATATGAAAATGATTTGTGGGTAGATAGATTAAAAGAAATGGTAAAAACATTAAAGATACACCCTTTACTAAAAGGATCAGCGCTTCATGATATAGGGATAGATGAATGCTTACAAAAAATAGATTTTTTAACTTATACATCTTATGATGAAAATAAAGAATTTGTAGGAAAAGTTTATAAAGTTAGATACGATGAAAATAAAAATAGAATAACATATATAAAAGCACTTCAAGGGAAACTTAAAGTTAAAGATGAAGTAAATTACAATCATAAAGATAAAATTTTAAGTGAAAAAATTAATTCTATTAGAGTTTATAATTCAAATAAATACGAAGTAGTAAATGATATAAAAGCAGGGCAAATATTTGCAGTAACAGGAATAACACAAGCAATTTCAAAAGAATATCTCTCTCAAATTGATTATAATTTAAACGATATAAATAAAATAAGTAATAAAAATGAGATAATTCCCACTCTAAAATCAAAAGTTATATTTGATGAGTGCTTAAACATAAAAGATATATTAAATATTTTTAAAATACTAGATTCTGAAGAACCAGCATTAAATGTAGTTTGGGATGAATATTTAAAAGAAATACACATACATGTCATGGGAAAAATTCAATTAGAGATACTAAAAGATGTTATAAAAAATAGATTTGGTGTAGATATTGAGTTTGGAAAATGTGAAATATTATATAAAGAAACAGTAAAAGAAAGAACAATAGGATATGGACATTTTGAACCATTAGGTCACTATGCAGAAGTACATTTACTAATAGAGCCAAATAAAAGAAATTCTAGTATAACATTTAAAAATAATGCGTATGTAGATGAGATATCAATTGGAAATCAAAACTTAATAAAGACTCATTTATTTGAAAAAGAACATAAAGGAGTACTTTGTGGTTATCCCTTAACTGATTTAAGTATAACGTTATTAACGGGAAGAGCACACAATAAACACACTAGTGGAGGAGACTTTAGGCAAGCAACTCTAAGAGCATTAAGACAAGGTTTAGATCAAGTTAAAAGTATTTTACTGGAGCCATATTATAGATTTAAAATAGAAGTGGATTTAAATAATATGGGAAGAGTATTATCAGATATTCAAAAAATGAATGGAGAATTTAATCCTCCAGAAACTTTTAAAGATAAAACAATAATAGAGGGTAGAGGGCCTGTTGCTACCTTTATGGAGTATAGTTTAGAATTAGCGACATTTACAAAAGGTAATGGAACTATAAGTTTAGTATTTGATGGATATGATATATGTCACAATAGTCAAGAGGTAATAGAACAAATAGGATATGACAAAGATTCAGATAGTGAATATACATCAAACTCAATCTTTTGTTCTAAAGGCAAAGCATATGTAGTACCTTCAGAAGATGTTAAAAATCATATGCATTGCTTAAAATAA